The Streptomyces sp. P9-A4 genome contains a region encoding:
- a CDS encoding phosphatase PAP2 family protein, which translates to MAGLASDGSNPDVGLLYDINGLAKAAPPWFDRVMEFVGEYGIMLAMVLVMLWCWWSVRRRGTLADSVSAVAGLVWAPLAAGIALLVNIPIRGFVERPRPFREHQGLEVLVEGKTDFSFVSDHATLAMALGVGVFVAHRRFGLVAIGLALAEGFARVYMGVHYPTDVIGGLALGTAVALLLAPLALALLNPLLSAVARSGRGARLVRSRRAEGPRRPETVGIPEPRVNGPAAGPDNGRNDLAA; encoded by the coding sequence ATGGCTGGACTCGCATCGGACGGTTCGAACCCCGATGTCGGCCTGCTCTACGACATCAACGGGCTGGCGAAGGCCGCCCCGCCCTGGTTCGACCGTGTCATGGAGTTCGTCGGCGAGTACGGGATCATGCTCGCGATGGTGCTCGTGATGCTGTGGTGCTGGTGGAGCGTCCGTCGGCGCGGCACCCTCGCCGACTCCGTCTCCGCCGTCGCCGGCCTCGTCTGGGCCCCGCTGGCCGCCGGCATCGCGCTCCTGGTCAACATCCCCATCCGCGGCTTCGTCGAGCGCCCCCGGCCGTTCAGGGAACACCAGGGCCTTGAGGTCCTCGTCGAGGGGAAGACCGACTTCTCCTTCGTCAGCGACCACGCCACCCTCGCGATGGCCCTCGGCGTCGGGGTCTTCGTCGCCCACCGCAGGTTCGGGCTCGTCGCCATCGGCCTGGCCCTCGCCGAGGGCTTCGCGCGTGTCTACATGGGGGTGCACTACCCGACCGACGTCATCGGCGGCCTCGCCCTGGGTACGGCGGTGGCGCTGCTCCTCGCGCCGCTCGCCCTGGCGCTGCTCAACCCGCTGCTCTCCGCCGTCGCCCGCTCGGGGCGCGGCGCCCGGCTGGTCCGCTCCCGCCGGGCCGAGGGGCCGCGGCGCCCGGAGACGGTCGGCATCCCGGAGCCGCGCGTCAACGGCCCGGCCGCGGGGCCGGACAACGGCCGGAACGACCTCGCGGCGTAG
- a CDS encoding metal-sensitive transcriptional regulator translates to MTTTEADQVTPETVEAVEAADHGHGVHGYHKQKDEHLKRLRRIEGQIRGLQRMVDEDVYCIDILTQVSASTKALQSFALQLLEEHLRHCVADAATKGGEGIDAKVEEATKAIARMMRT, encoded by the coding sequence ATGACGACCACCGAGGCGGACCAGGTCACCCCCGAGACCGTCGAGGCCGTCGAGGCGGCCGACCACGGGCACGGTGTGCACGGCTACCACAAGCAGAAGGACGAGCACCTCAAGCGGCTCCGCCGGATCGAGGGCCAGATCCGCGGTCTCCAGCGGATGGTCGACGAGGACGTCTACTGCATCGACATACTCACGCAGGTCTCCGCCTCGACGAAGGCGCTCCAGTCCTTCGCGCTCCAGCTCCTGGAGGAGCACCTGCGGCACTGCGTCGCGGACGCCGCGACCAAGGGCGGCGAGGGCATCGACGCCAAGGTCGAGGAGGCCACCAAGGCCATCGCCCGCATGATGCGCACCTGA